The genomic interval CAAAGTTCTTATCTCAAGGTAAGATGCCAACATTTATGTTTGGACTTGGAGGAGCAGCTTTAGCAATATATAAATCAGCATACTTAGAGAATAGAAAAAAGATCAAAGGACTTTTAATATCAGCAGTTGTAGCATCAGCAGTTGGTGGAATAACTGAGCCAATCGAATTTATATTCCTATTTATTGCACCAGTTCTTTATGTGTTCCACGCAATTATGACTGGACTTGGATTTATGGTAATGGGACTTTTAAAAGTAGCTATTGGAAACACTGATGGAAACATAATTGACTTCTTAGTATTTGGAGTGTTCCAAGGATTCTGGACAAAATGGTTCTACGTAATTCCTGTTGGAATTATCTGGTTCCTAATTTACTACTTTGTGTTTAAGTGGTATATTGTAAAATATGATATCCCAACTCCAGGAAGAGATAACTCAGCTCAAGCACAAGAAGCTGTTGATAGTGGAGATATAGCTGGATATACAGCTAAAGTTATGTTAGAAGCTTTAGGTGGAAAAGAGAACATTGTAAGTTTAGATAACTGTATAACAAGACTTAGACTTGTAGTTAAAGATGCAAGTATAATAGATGTAGAAGCTGTTAAAGCAGCAGGTGCAGTAAACGTAGTAAAACTAAATGATACAAATGTACAGGTAATAATTGGACCAAAAGTTCAAATGTTAAAGAAGCAATTACAAAAATTAATGTAATAAAGTGGGGGGAAATAATCCCCCCTTTTATATAGGAGAATATTAGGAGGACTTATGAATTTTGATGAAATTATAAATAGAAAAGGAACTTACTGTACTCAGTGGGATTATATAGAGGATAGATTTGGACCTGGAACAAAGGATTTAACTCCATTTTCTATCTCTGATACAGATTTCAAATGTCCTCAAGAGATTTTAGATGCAATAGTAGAAAGAACAACTCATGGAATTTTTGGATACTCACGTTGGAATCATGAGGATTATAAAGGGGCTATAAAAAACTGGTATAAAACTAGATATTCTACAGAGATAAATAGTGATTGGGTTGTATATTCGCCAAATGTAATCTATAGTATCTCTATGCTACTAGAGGAGCTACTTGGAAAAAATGGAAAAGTTATGACTCACACTCCAAGATATGATGGGTTTACAAAAATTTTAAAACCATATGACCTTTTTGAAGTAACTTTAAAAGAGGATGAGAATGGAGAGTTTCATACAGATTTTTCTGTAATAGAAGAGGGATTTAAAAATGGAGTTAAAGCGTTTTTGCTTTGCAATCCTGAAAATCCAGTTGGAAAGGTTTGGAAGTATGAGGAGTTAAAAGAACTTATAGAACTATGTGAAAAGTATGATGTAGTTTTAATCTCAGATGATATTCATATGGATATAGCTAGAAGAGAGGTAACTCCAGTGTTAAAAATAGACACGAAGAGATGTTTAATTGTAAGTTCAGCATCAAAAACTTTTAATACACCAGCTCTTGGAGGATCATATGCAATAATTCCTCAAGATGATATTAGAGAAAAGTTTGTAACACATTTAAAAGAGGTAGACTCACTATCATCTCCAACAATTTTTGGAGTGCTATCAACAATGGTTGCATATAATAGTTGTGGATACTGGGTGGATGAGTTAAATAGTTACCTAACTAAAAATTGTGAGTATGTGGAAAAAGAATTAAATGGATTTTATGGAATTAAAGCTAATATTCCAGAGGGAACATATCTTATGTGGATAGATTTAAAAGATTGTAATATAGATATGGATAGATTTAAAAAGGCACTTATTGAAGATGGAAAAGTGGCAATTATGTCTGGAGAAGCTTATGGTGACAAAAATAGAATACGTTTAAATGTAGGATGTCCACTATCAAAAGTTAAAATAGCTGTTGAAGGAATTAAAAGAGCTATTGAAAAAGTAAGGTAAGAAAGTTATAATATCTTAGGTGATGTGAATGAGTTTAAAAAGAAAAGAGTTAGAAGTTTTAAAACTTATAAATACTGGGAAAACAGTAGATGAGATTCTTTTTCAAATGGAAACAAGTGAAAGAAATTTAAGATATATAATTGATAATCTAAACTTTTATCTAAAAAAAATATTGGATAAATGGATAGAGAAGGATAGAAAAAAACTGTTAGTTCATCTAAGTGAGAGTGAACTAAGAAGATTTTATAAAGTGGTTTATGAAAACTACTATATATTAGAGCAAGAGGAAAGGGCAGAGGTTATACTTATGACCTTTCTTTTTGTGAAAGATGTAAGACTTAGTTTTATAGAGGAAAAGTTAGGAATAACAAGAGCTACTTTGAAAAAAGATATAGATGTTTTAAATGAAAGTTTGAAAAGATATAGTTTAAAGTTAGAATCAGAAAAAAATAGATTCTCTATAGTTGGAAATGAAAAAAAATTGAGACATTTGAAGTCTATAAAGTTTTTAGAATATTTTGATGTAGAGATAACACCTTTAGATATAGATTATATTTTTCAAAATGTAGATAGAGATTTGTTAAGTGAGTTAAAAGAGGTTATTTTAAATATCAGTAAGAAATTTTCTGTGGAGTTTAAAGAGGACTTTGTAAAACTTATGGAGATATTTTTATATGTTTCTTTTGAAAGAGTAAAAGAGGGACATGTTATAGATAGAAAGGTTAACTATGAGTTTTTAGTTAATACTACTCACTATGAAATAGCAAGAGATAGTTTGGAAAAATATTTAGATAAAGAGTTAAGTTATGAGTTAGTACATATAACAGAGTACTTTATTAGTGGTGGAGTAACTGAAAATATAGAGGAGCTAAAGGAAAGTACTGAAAAATATTTAGATGGATTAATTTTAGCACTGGAAAAAACTTTTAATGGATCTTTAAATTATGATGAGCTTAGTTCAAAACTTATGGGGTACTTAATCCCAGCTATATATAGACTAAAAAATAACTTTAGTATAAAAGAGAGTGGAGAGAGAGATGAAATCTTTACTTTAGTGGAAAAGTACTCTAAAGATGAAAGTTATCTTCCTGAAAAATTAACTGAAAATGAGGTTTTTCATATAGCTAAGGAGATTAAAACTTATATGGAGAACGAGAAAAATAGAGTTATAAGTTTGAAAACTCTTTTGGAAATTATAGAAAATAATAGTGAGAGAGTAAACAAAGAGAAGCTAATAAAAGAACTATTAGAAATTTATGGTACTTTTATAAAAAAGGGAGTTTAGGAAAAACTCCCCCTTGACTTTAAAATTTTTAAAGTAGATAATTAATATTTATAGATTAAGATCTAATTTTATAACTTCAAAATCATTAGTGTCAAAATTTAACTCTGTGAAAACTCCGACGGTTTTAACAGAGTTATTTTTTTTAAAATTTTCAAATAGTGGCATAGTAACAAAGTCTTTTATAAAAATGTTATATTTATATTCTAATCTATCTTTTAGATTTTCAACAATATATCTAGGGACATCTTTATACACCACTACAACTTCTTTTTTATCCTCTTTTATACAGTTCATTATAAAAAAAACAGAAACGATGTCATTAAAAGATAAGTTCCAATAGTATTGTTTTAATTCTGTAAAAAGGGAGATACATTTATGAATAATTTCTTTTTCAATATTCAGGTTAAAAAATAAAAACTCTTGAACAGGAATATAGTGTTTTTGTCTACTAGAAAACCCAACTCTCAAAATAATCTTTTTTAGAGCTAACTCTTCTTTAGAAGTTAAATGTCTATTCAAAATTTTTTTACTAGCTGCATTCCAAGAGATAAGATGATCTTCGAAATATATGGCCTCTTCTGGGAAACTTCCAGTACATATTTTTAAAATATTTAAAAAGTATGGGATTTCATTAAAATCAATATCTTTGAAAAGTGAATGGTGTAAAATATTATAAAATGAGTTTAAATCATCATTTGAAAAAAGTTTAGAAAAATAAAAATTAAAAATAGAAAAGTCTTTTAAAATATTTCCAAAAGTATTATTATAATTATTTCCTAAGTCATCAAAGTATTTAAAGCTAATATAAAAAGCTTTGAGTAACTCTCTATTACAAAAAAAATTATCCATATTTGAAAGTGTTAAGAGTTTTTCAATATCCTTTAATAAAAAAGTATCAATTTCACTATTATGGATTAAAGAGTGAAAGTAATCTATAAAAATTGGTGGAAGATACTGCTCTTCAATCAGATACTTATATATGTAACATGAAAGTGCTCTTTTTCTATTTATATTTTCCCCTGTTAAAAATACACCCTTACCAGTGTGACTTTCAATAATTAATTGAAAGTTTTCCAAATCCTTTTTAATATCAGTTAAATCACCATTAACAGTACGTCTAGAAACATCTAGTTTTTTAGAAAGAGTTTCTAAATTAAGGCTACCTTTTACAAGAAGCTTTAAAGTTAAAAAAAATACTCTTTCATTTTTTGAAATTACTTGTTGTTTTTTTAGTATAGAAAAAAGATCATTACAGTTTAAAATCTCTTTAATCATCAAGTCAATTTTATTTGTTTTATTTATATCTGGAATAGAACTATAAAGATCCTTAAGATATACATTTAAATTTGCTCTTGAAAGCTCTAAAAAATTTTCTAAAAAATCCAAGTTATTTCCCTCTGTGAAATTTAAGAGATTTAAAACTCTTAAATGTTTTGAACAAATTGTAATTGCCACAATTCTTCCCCCTCTTTGAAAATGAATTCCAGTTTATTATAGAGTAAAAAAGTTCAGAAGTCAAACACTTTTGAAAAAATATTATAAAAAAATAAAAAAATTTCAAGTAGAAAAAAAGAAGAGTTATCGAGTATACTACCCTTAGATATAAAAAAGGTTTTCATACTAATGAAAAATATGGAGGGGAAAACATGATGAAAAAAGTTTTAGTGGGAACAATGCTATTAGGCTCAGCACTTTATGCATCAGATTTATCAACCGTTACTGGAGAGAATGTAGCAACTTTTGCAAAAAAAGAAGTAGTGAGTGATAAACCGTTAATCTATTTAGCTGATAATTTTCATGAAATGGCAACACTACCTAGTTTTTCTTTAGGAGCACCTTCTGGACTAGTTTCGTCATACGGAGTAGTTTTTGCAGGTATTTCAGGAAGAAGAGACAGTGATAACACTGATGGAGCAATGTCACTTGGAATGGGATTTGGAGATGCCAATAAAATAGGAGGAGCTGTATCTTTAGGAATTGGAAGTATTGATCCAAGAGATGGCGGATCTTTTAATAGAGGAAACTTAAACTTAAATGTTGGACACCATTTCAAAGAATATGGATTTGGTTGGTCAGTAGGTATGATAGGACTTGACCTTTGGCATGATAATGGACTTGATGGAGATTATCAAGATCCAAGTTTTTATACAGCAGTTACAAAATTATGGGCAAATGAATTTATACCTGTAGCTATTACAGCTGGATTTGGAAATAATTCATATGCAGATATAAATAGAGAAAATGATAGAAAAGATAAAGTTGATGGATTTGGAGCAGTAGCACTTTACGTACATCCTCAATTAAGTGTAATAGTTGATTATACAAGTAATATATTAACAGCAGGGGTAAGTTTAGTACCATTCCCAGATTATCCAGTTTCACTTACTTTAGGAGCAACAAATATAAATGAACAGGGATCAAATGATAAAGTAGCTGCAATTGGATCTTTAGCAGCAGCATATGTATTTTAATGGGAGGTAAAAATGAAGAAAATTTTATTAATAATGACATCACTTTTATTAGTAAGTAGTTTAGCATTAGCAGCTGAGCCAGAGGAGACACCAGCAGCACAGGAGACTCCAGCAGTAACACTTTCAAAAAGCGATTCATTTTTAGTGGCTTTTGGAATGAAAGATTCTCCAGATGGAGAAGAAAATCAAACAGGTTCAACAGCTGTAGCTCACGCATCAGCTCATGGAAATGCAATAAGTTTAACACATTTACAAAATACACCTTATAGCTACAAATAAGAAATAAAAATTAAGTAACACTGAAAGCAACACATAAATAATTATTAATAATTAAAGTGAAAAGCTGTTCAGAGAACAGCTTTTTTTTATGAAAAAAATATTGGAATATGGGGAGAAGGATGAGGAGAAAAGAGGATTTTTACGAGGATGACTTCTATGAAGATGAGGAAGAGTTAGATTTAATGGATCTTGTTTTTACACTTCTTAGAAGATGGAAGTTAATTACCTTGATAGCTATACCAGTTTTTGCACTAGGAGTTTTCTTTGCAATGACTAGACCAACTGTGTATAAAGCTGAGATGACAATGATGGTATCAAGTGGAAGAAATTTCAGTGCTAGCTCACTAGATGGTGGAGAGCTATCAGTAAATCAAAAGTTAGCCACAACTTATGCAGAGATAGCTAAGAGTAACGCTATTTTAAAAAGCGTTATTAAGAAATATGATTTAGAAACAAGTTTAAAGGGATTACAAAATAGTGTTACAATATCTCCAGTTCAAGATACAGAGCTACTTCAATTGACATATAAAAATGGAGATCCAGCTTTAGCCGCAGCTGTGGTAAATGAGATTGGAAATGAGTTTATGTTAAAAGTTCGTGAGGTTATGAACTTTCAAAATATAAAAGTTGTTGAACCAGCAGAGATTCCAAGAGAGGCATTGCCTAAAAAGCGTGCGTTAATAATTGCTATCTCATTTGTGCTTTCAATTATGATGGGATGTATGGCAGCATTTATAGTTGAGTTTTTCTTCTGTAAGTTACGTAAGCCAAAAGACATAGAGAAAATTTTAGGGACATCAATGCTTGGAATGGTTCCAGATTTCAATCTTTCTCTAGTAGATGGAGGTAAAGATGGAAAATAAAGCAAGAAGACAGTTATTTTTTAAAGATGCTGATAATCATGAGATGAATGAGGCTCTTAGAGTTATTAGAACAAATTTACATTTTTTAAATGAGAAAGAGAAAGCAAGAACAGTACTTGTTACAAGCACTACACCTAAAGAGGGAAAAAGTACAATAGCTTCTAACTATGCAATGAGTATAGCTATCACAGGAAAAAAAGTTTTACTAATAGACTGTGATATCAGAAGACCAAGAGCTCACGAGAGCTTTGGAGTTAATTTTAATCGTGGGTTAGAATCAGTATTGTCAGGAGAATGTAAAGTTGAAGATGTTATTTTAAAGGATGTAGAGAAGAATTTAGACATTCTTCCTACTAGAAATGTGACACATAATGTAACAGAGCTTTTTTTAGGGGACAAAATGAAAGGATTGTTACAAGATTTAAAAGATAAATACAATACAGTAGTACTAGATACACCACCACTTATAATTGCAAGTGATGCAGCGATACTTTCAAAACATTGCGATGGAGTAGTGTATGTTGTAGCTTATGACCAAGTTGCTAAAAGAGAGTTAGAGTTTGGTAAAACTATGCTAAATAATGCAAAAGCAAATATATACGGATTTGTTGTAAATAAAGTTGATAAAAATGGTTTGTCATATGGAAACTATGGATATTACAACAATAACTATTCATACTATAAGGATTATTACACAGAAGAGGGAGAAGCGTTAGCAAAAGCGTATAAACCTCAAAAGGGATTTAAAGGGTTCGTTGAAAAACTAAAAAGAGACTACAAGAGACAGTTAAGTGGGGATCAAAAGGGGAAAAGATGGTAGATATCCACACTCACTTGTTATTTGGAGTTGATGATGGACCTAAAACAGTAGAGGAATCTATTGAGATGATCAAGGATGGAATGAAGTTAGGATTTAATGAGTTCTATTTAACATCTCATTACAATAAAGGGAGATTCTGTAATGAAAACTATGATGAAAATTATAAGATTTTGCAGAAAAAGTGTGAAGAGTTAAATCTAGAAGTAAAACTCCATAAAGGGAATGAAGTTTATTTAGATGAAAATATAGATATGGTTTTAAAAGAAAAAAATTTTAATTTAATGTGGGATAAATTTATTTTAGTAGAATTTTCACCTTTGACATCAGTACCAGCGGGAGAAAATTTAATAAAAAAAGTTTTGGTAGCAGGATTTCACCCAATTTTAGCTCATGTGGAAAGATATACTAACTTTAAAGGTAGCGATTTAATGAGGTTAAAAAAACTTGGAGTTAAATTTCAGGTAAACATAGGGGGAGAGAAACCTAAACATATAGTTAGATTGCAAAAAGAGAAACATATTGATTTTTTAGGTAGTGACGCTCACGGAGTGGAGAGACGAAGTTATAGGGAAATTCAAAAGGAGGCTAAGGGGCATGAGAAAAAACAACCTGTTAACAGGGTTTTTAATTCTTTCTTTAGGAGCATATTCACAGGGGCTTGGATTGGAGGAGATTCTTAAAAGAGTTGAAAGCGATAATCCTGAGGTTAAAGTTAAAGAGTTAGATGTAAAGATAAAAGAGAAGGGTAAAAAGAAAGCGTTTAGAAATTTAATTTTGCCACCAGTAACTATACAGAGTGAAAACGACTGGGAAACAGCTAAAAATGAGGGATTTGGATTTGAAAAGATAGAGGCTACAATACCTCTTTTCCAAGGTGGAAAGATGATGAACACCTATAAAAAATCTAAGAGTGAGTTAGAATTATCTAAAGCAGAACAAAGATTAGCAGTGTATTCTTGGCAGGAAGCTGGAGTAAACTCATATTTTGCAGCATTAAATTATAAAAAGCAGCGAGAGATAACAGATTTAACAATAACAGCGCTACAAAAACAGCGTAATAGACTTGATGGACTATATAAAGAGAATAAGATGATTCCAAAATCTGAAGTTTTAAAAGTTGAAGCGGATATTGAAAACAATAAAGCAATAAACTTTGAAAACGCTCAAAAAGAGAGAGCATCTAAGGAAACTTTAATGCAACTTCTTGGATATGATTTAGATAAGGCAATAACATTAGATGAGTTTAATGCAGCAGATTATCTAAAATCTCTTGGAACAATTAAAAAAGTTGAAGATCCAAGAAATACAACTTTAGGTAAAGCACAAAATTTAATGGTTGATTTAGCTGAATATGATCTGAAAATTGCAAAAGCTGATCTGTATCCAATACTGTATGTTAAGCCATCTCATAAGTTTAAAGAGGAAAATTTAGATACGCATAAGTATGAAACGGTAAACGAGGGAAGAGTTGAAATTGGAGTTAGATATACTTTTGCTTGGGGCGCAACTTTGGATTCAGTGGATCAAAGCGAATATAAGCTAGATCAAGCTAAGATAAAATATGACAATAACATCGCAGGGATAGAGTTAGACATGAGAAACAAACTTGGAGAGATAGAGTCTCTTGCAGGACAAAGTGAAGCTCAAAAGAAAAGAGTGGAACTACTTAGAGAAAACCTAAAAATTGATAACTTAAGATATGACAATGAGTTAGTTACAACTTTTGACTACTTAAACTCAGTAAATCAACTTAGAACAGCTGAAGAGGATTTCTATAAACTTCAAAGAGGATTAGTTTTAGCTGTAATTGAGTATGAGAATCTATATAAGTAGGGGAGAGTTATGAATAAGAAATTAATGATTGGTGCTGTGATAGCAACCTTAGCTCTTGGAGGATATCTTCTAGTTAATAAAGTAACTGGAAAAGATGTTAAAGTTTCAAAAATTGAGATGGGAAATCTATCTAGCTCAATACTTTACGCAGGAATGGTTGCTCCTGGAGAGGTTATACCTGTATATGTTGAAGCTCCAGTACTAGTTGAATCAGTAATGGCAAGAGTGGGACAAGAAGTTGAACCAGGAGATAAACTACTGACTTTTAGTTCTAAGAGTGTTATTGAAAATGATAAAGAGTTAAGAATAAATCAGTTGGATATAAAAGATATAAAACTTCGAATAGCTGACCTTGATGGTGGATCACTAAAGTTAGAGTTAGATAACAGAAAACTTGAGATGAGAAACTTAGAGGAGAAGATAAGAGGAGATGAAAGAAGACTTCCAGTATTAACAGCGGAAACGAGAACTTTAAAAGAGAAAGCTGAAGCTTACAAAAAGCTACTAGCTGCTGATGGAGTTTCTAGTACAGAAGCGAACAAAGCTGTGAATGAAGCTGAGAAAAAAATAGTCGAACTAGAGGATTTGAAAACTAGTTTAGAGTTAAATAGACAAAAGTTTGAACTATCAGCTGTGAGTTTTGAAAGTTTAACAAGAGAGTTACAAATTGAGGAAGCGAAGTTAAAGTCAAGTTTAGAGAAGTTACAACTTATGAATGAGATTTTAGTTCGTCGTGCAGAGCAACTAAAAAAACCTCTCGAAGCACCAGTAGCTGGAGTTATTACAACAATAGATGTGACAGAGGGAAGTAACGCTTTTAGTGGACAGAGATTACTAGCTATTTCACCAAAGGGTGAGAGTATAGTAAAAGTTGAAGTTCCAATGTATCAGGCAAGTAGTGTTGCACCAAGACAAAAAGCCATAGTGAGAAGTTCATCATCAGGTGGAGATCTATGTTATGACGGTGTTGTATCTAGAGTTTCTAGTGTAGCTCGTGAAAGTGTTTTAGGTGGAAAAAACGATAAAGTTATAGAGGTTGAAGTAAAAGTTGCTGGAGCTAATGATTTAAAACCTGGATTTATAACTGACGTTGAGATAAGCAGCGAAAGTAGTCGTAGTGTAGCAACTGTATCATCTTTTTCTGTAATAGAAGAGGGAGATAGAAGTTATGTTTACATAGTGGATGAAGGAAGAGTTCGTAAAACTGAGGTAAAAATTGGAGCGAAAACTTCAACAGATTATGAAGTGCTTAACTTACCGCTAGGAACTGAGGTTGTAATAAATCCATTTAAAGTTAGTAACGGTGAAAGAGTAAAGGCTGTGATCTAATGAGATTTTGGATGGCATTTAGGTTTTTAAAGGGAAATCTAGAAAGAGCAGCGTTTCCTTTGATGGCAGTTATAGTTGGAGCTATGTCTTTGGTTATGACTCTATCGCTGGGAGATGGAGCAAAAAATATTATAGATAAAGATCTATCTGCCATAGGAGGAAATAGGATTCTCGTAGGTGGTGGATCACTGAGTAGTAAAGATTTAGAGCTAATGGAAAGAATGCCTTTTGTAGAGTATGGAGTTTTCCCAGAAAAGAGAAAACTTGTAGGTAATACACTGTATAGAGGTTATAGTAAAAAAGCTTTAAAGGCTATGAGGCTACCAAGTCTTAAAGAGAATGAGGTAGTTTTAGATAGAAATCAGTTTTTAGACGCAGAAGTGGGGGCAGAAGTAGAGCTACAAACTGAGTTAGGAAAAAGGAAATTTACAATTAGGGATTTGTATCAAGAGGAGAGTCCATTTGAAACTATGAAAATGGGCGATAGAGTCATAGTTAGTGATGAAACTTTTGAAAGAATCTTTGGAAGGAGTAACTACAATAGCTTAGTAGTCTCCTTTCCACAAGATGAAGACGGGGAGGAATATATACCAGTTGTACTAAGAGAGCTTAACAGGTCTCGGTTGCTTTACAACCAGGTGCGTGTTTTAGAAACGCCAGCAGTCTATAAAAAAGTGGAGAGGATAAAAAGCTTTGTAGGAAAAAGTTTATTTATCCTCTCTTTTATTTCTTTAATTGTTGGTGGAGCTGGGATTTTAAATCTAATAGCTTCAGCGGTAAGAGAGAGAACATCATATATAGGGATACTGAGAACAGTGGGGATGGGTAAAAAAAATTTGATGGAAATATTTTTAATAGAGGCAGCAGTGGTGATAACTTTAGGAGCTGTTATAGGAGTAATCCTTGGAGTGGCGGTGTCGTACCTAGCTGGAAATTTACTAAAAATACCACCATATTTTAACTTTATAAAATTGGTAGGAGCATTAGTTCTTACAATGGGTGTTGGTCTAATATTTGGAGTTTTCCCAGCTAAAAGAGCAGGAGAGTTAGAGATAGTAGAGGCACTGAAAATTTAAGGGAGGGAATGAAATGGTAGAAGAAAAGTTACTAGATGAGTTACTGTCAAATAAGCGTAATTTTGTAAAGCTAGGAATCGATGTACTATCTATAGTTTTAGGTGTTGGATTTGCACTGCTAGCTAGATTTGAAGATTCATGGTTAATTAATGCTAAAAAAGAGTATGTGTTTATCTATGGTAGTTTCTTCTTAATGTTTTATCTTTTTAAAAGAGATGGAATAAAAAGCTGGAGTTTCACTAACTCACTAGATGTTTTAAATTTAATGTACACTCATACATTAACGTTAGTTACAACAATAGTATATATGTCAAGTTTAGGTATGAGTTACTCAAGGGCAACTGTTCTATTAACAGCAGTTTTCGCTATGGTTTTACAACTAGGTGGAAGATTTGTTTTTAGATTAAATAGGACATATACTCGACCTAAAAAGGGTGAAGATGATGATAAGAAAAGAGTTATTGTTTACGGAGCTGGAGAGATGGGAGTTAATCTAATAAGAGAGGCTAAAATCA from Cetobacterium somerae carries:
- a CDS encoding MalY/PatB family protein, with amino-acid sequence MNFDEIINRKGTYCTQWDYIEDRFGPGTKDLTPFSISDTDFKCPQEILDAIVERTTHGIFGYSRWNHEDYKGAIKNWYKTRYSTEINSDWVVYSPNVIYSISMLLEELLGKNGKVMTHTPRYDGFTKILKPYDLFEVTLKEDENGEFHTDFSVIEEGFKNGVKAFLLCNPENPVGKVWKYEELKELIELCEKYDVVLISDDIHMDIARREVTPVLKIDTKRCLIVSSASKTFNTPALGGSYAIIPQDDIREKFVTHLKEVDSLSSPTIFGVLSTMVAYNSCGYWVDELNSYLTKNCEYVEKELNGFYGIKANIPEGTYLMWIDLKDCNIDMDRFKKALIEDGKVAIMSGEAYGDKNRIRLNVGCPLSKVKIAVEGIKRAIEKVR
- a CDS encoding helix-turn-helix domain-containing protein; this encodes MSLKRKELEVLKLINTGKTVDEILFQMETSERNLRYIIDNLNFYLKKILDKWIEKDRKKLLVHLSESELRRFYKVVYENYYILEQEERAEVILMTFLFVKDVRLSFIEEKLGITRATLKKDIDVLNESLKRYSLKLESEKNRFSIVGNEKKLRHLKSIKFLEYFDVEITPLDIDYIFQNVDRDLLSELKEVILNISKKFSVEFKEDFVKLMEIFLYVSFERVKEGHVIDRKVNYEFLVNTTHYEIARDSLEKYLDKELSYELVHITEYFISGGVTENIEELKESTEKYLDGLILALEKTFNGSLNYDELSSKLMGYLIPAIYRLKNNFSIKESGERDEIFTLVEKYSKDESYLPEKLTENEVFHIAKEIKTYMENEKNRVISLKTLLEIIENNSERVNKEKLIKELLEIYGTFIKKGV
- a CDS encoding HTH domain-containing protein, which produces MAITICSKHLRVLNLLNFTEGNNLDFLENFLELSRANLNVYLKDLYSSIPDINKTNKIDLMIKEILNCNDLFSILKKQQVISKNERVFFLTLKLLVKGSLNLETLSKKLDVSRRTVNGDLTDIKKDLENFQLIIESHTGKGVFLTGENINRKRALSCYIYKYLIEEQYLPPIFIDYFHSLIHNSEIDTFLLKDIEKLLTLSNMDNFFCNRELLKAFYISFKYFDDLGNNYNNTFGNILKDFSIFNFYFSKLFSNDDLNSFYNILHHSLFKDIDFNEIPYFLNILKICTGSFPEEAIYFEDHLISWNAASKKILNRHLTSKEELALKKIILRVGFSSRQKHYIPVQEFLFFNLNIEKEIIHKCISLFTELKQYYWNLSFNDIVSVFFIMNCIKEDKKEVVVVYKDVPRYIVENLKDRLEYKYNIFIKDFVTMPLFENFKKNNSVKTVGVFTELNFDTNDFEVIKLDLNL
- a CDS encoding YveK family protein is translated as MRRKEDFYEDDFYEDEEELDLMDLVFTLLRRWKLITLIAIPVFALGVFFAMTRPTVYKAEMTMMVSSGRNFSASSLDGGELSVNQKLATTYAEIAKSNAILKSVIKKYDLETSLKGLQNSVTISPVQDTELLQLTYKNGDPALAAAVVNEIGNEFMLKVREVMNFQNIKVVEPAEIPREALPKKRALIIAISFVLSIMMGCMAAFIVEFFFCKLRKPKDIEKILGTSMLGMVPDFNLSLVDGGKDGK
- a CDS encoding CpsD/CapB family tyrosine-protein kinase, with the protein product MENKARRQLFFKDADNHEMNEALRVIRTNLHFLNEKEKARTVLVTSTTPKEGKSTIASNYAMSIAITGKKVLLIDCDIRRPRAHESFGVNFNRGLESVLSGECKVEDVILKDVEKNLDILPTRNVTHNVTELFLGDKMKGLLQDLKDKYNTVVLDTPPLIIASDAAILSKHCDGVVYVVAYDQVAKRELEFGKTMLNNAKANIYGFVVNKVDKNGLSYGNYGYYNNNYSYYKDYYTEEGEALAKAYKPQKGFKGFVEKLKRDYKRQLSGDQKGKRW
- a CDS encoding CpsB/CapC family capsule biosynthesis tyrosine phosphatase, coding for MVDIHTHLLFGVDDGPKTVEESIEMIKDGMKLGFNEFYLTSHYNKGRFCNENYDENYKILQKKCEELNLEVKLHKGNEVYLDENIDMVLKEKNFNLMWDKFILVEFSPLTSVPAGENLIKKVLVAGFHPILAHVERYTNFKGSDLMRLKKLGVKFQVNIGGEKPKHIVRLQKEKHIDFLGSDAHGVERRSYREIQKEAKGHEKKQPVNRVFNSFFRSIFTGAWIGGDS
- a CDS encoding TolC family protein; translated protein: MRKNNLLTGFLILSLGAYSQGLGLEEILKRVESDNPEVKVKELDVKIKEKGKKKAFRNLILPPVTIQSENDWETAKNEGFGFEKIEATIPLFQGGKMMNTYKKSKSELELSKAEQRLAVYSWQEAGVNSYFAALNYKKQREITDLTITALQKQRNRLDGLYKENKMIPKSEVLKVEADIENNKAINFENAQKERASKETLMQLLGYDLDKAITLDEFNAADYLKSLGTIKKVEDPRNTTLGKAQNLMVDLAEYDLKIAKADLYPILYVKPSHKFKEENLDTHKYETVNEGRVEIGVRYTFAWGATLDSVDQSEYKLDQAKIKYDNNIAGIELDMRNKLGEIESLAGQSEAQKKRVELLRENLKIDNLRYDNELVTTFDYLNSVNQLRTAEEDFYKLQRGLVLAVIEYENLYK
- a CDS encoding efflux RND transporter periplasmic adaptor subunit — translated: MNKKLMIGAVIATLALGGYLLVNKVTGKDVKVSKIEMGNLSSSILYAGMVAPGEVIPVYVEAPVLVESVMARVGQEVEPGDKLLTFSSKSVIENDKELRINQLDIKDIKLRIADLDGGSLKLELDNRKLEMRNLEEKIRGDERRLPVLTAETRTLKEKAEAYKKLLAADGVSSTEANKAVNEAEKKIVELEDLKTSLELNRQKFELSAVSFESLTRELQIEEAKLKSSLEKLQLMNEILVRRAEQLKKPLEAPVAGVITTIDVTEGSNAFSGQRLLAISPKGESIVKVEVPMYQASSVAPRQKAIVRSSSSGGDLCYDGVVSRVSSVARESVLGGKNDKVIEVEVKVAGANDLKPGFITDVEISSESSRSVATVSSFSVIEEGDRSYVYIVDEGRVRKTEVKIGAKTSTDYEVLNLPLGTEVVINPFKVSNGERVKAVI